The Methanothrix sp. genome has a segment encoding these proteins:
- a CDS encoding radical SAM protein — MTPRVLFTTSYRDSPEPYDYIGANARSWFRFYWPRVQSFGLRFLKQNIPQIEIMEFPTWDQYNKKLQEGWDVVGLSFYLNETHEAIEMADAAHKAGVGEVWAGNYGALTTAVQDRFDKVFVGYAEHQLAPYFGQQIKDIIHPPLIEYLNTPFNIKLNIYGVLFTTRGCPVGCKFCQTPVFCNKPNVISLESIERVLAYYKEMGINVVIIEDENFGCNRRHADAVVELFDEYQIVWGCMARADYLRKKIDDWADARRRNGKQISGFAGAAIGIENLHQERLNQMKKKEGTEDILETIRLLQSRGMGSIGYYMIGFEEDTRESLKVDIKRLAALKLDITQICVITPLPQTPMWTEIEEKYGIFDHDYHHYDGKHLVWNHPHIKPDEMRDILDWSLRQVYPWKTPLRTSMRVWRGAYQYGGWRGVKEVASYISRANKFDWDLGPRFLPLPGGKGSSGGSG; from the coding sequence ATGACTCCCCGAGTCCTCTTTACAACCTCATACCGAGATAGCCCTGAGCCATACGACTATATCGGAGCCAATGCCCGATCATGGTTCAGATTCTACTGGCCCCGGGTCCAATCATTCGGCCTGAGATTCCTCAAGCAGAACATTCCCCAGATTGAGATCATGGAGTTCCCCACCTGGGATCAGTACAATAAGAAGCTACAGGAGGGCTGGGATGTTGTCGGCCTCTCCTTTTACCTGAACGAGACCCATGAGGCCATAGAGATGGCAGATGCAGCCCATAAAGCGGGTGTGGGAGAGGTCTGGGCAGGAAACTACGGCGCTCTGACCACTGCTGTGCAGGACAGGTTTGATAAGGTATTTGTGGGATATGCAGAGCATCAGCTTGCTCCTTACTTCGGGCAGCAGATAAAAGATATAATCCATCCACCGCTTATCGAATACCTCAATACGCCCTTCAATATCAAGCTGAACATCTACGGGGTCCTTTTCACCACCAGAGGATGTCCGGTTGGCTGCAAGTTCTGCCAGACCCCGGTATTCTGCAATAAGCCCAATGTGATCTCTCTGGAGAGCATAGAGAGGGTCTTGGCCTACTACAAAGAGATGGGCATCAATGTGGTGATAATCGAGGATGAGAACTTCGGCTGCAATCGCCGCCATGCTGATGCAGTAGTGGAGCTATTCGATGAGTATCAGATCGTCTGGGGTTGTATGGCCCGGGCCGATTATCTGAGAAAGAAGATCGATGACTGGGCTGATGCCCGAAGGAGGAACGGCAAACAGATATCGGGATTTGCCGGGGCGGCGATCGGCATAGAGAACCTGCATCAAGAACGTTTGAACCAGATGAAGAAGAAGGAAGGGACTGAGGACATCCTGGAGACCATCAGGTTGCTTCAGTCCCGCGGCATGGGTTCGATCGGCTACTATATGATCGGCTTTGAGGAGGACACAAGAGAGTCGCTGAAGGTGGACATAAAGAGGCTGGCCGCCCTCAAGCTGGATATAACTCAGATCTGCGTGATAACCCCCCTGCCTCAGACCCCGATGTGGACGGAGATCGAGGAGAAGTACGGCATCTTCGATCACGATTACCATCATTACGACGGAAAACACCTGGTCTGGAACCACCCCCATATCAAGCCAGATGAGATGAGGGATATCCTGGACTGGTCGCTGCGGCAGGTCTATCCCTGGAAGACCCCCCTGCGAACATCGATGCGCGTCTGGCGGGGAGCCTATCAGTATGGCGGCTGGAGAGGGGTTAAGGAGGTTGCATCCTATATCTCCCGGGCAAATAAGTTCGATTGGGATCTGGGGCCCAGGTTCCTCCCCCTGCCGGGAGGCAAAGGATCATCTGGTGGTTCTGGATGA
- a CDS encoding DUF2240 family protein — MLIRCVSLEREKTILVATPFKKRGKKSLKVSDFIFALSLDLKWGPPEKVRALLREAEAEGLVTMDGEMVSAAFDLESMEVPLGFKPSTEEGILDQGIRLIISQTGMSRREVIALANEKQDMLEKLVELDAVVLLLAREMGIDVHDLAAKAYENLLARARKSP; from the coding sequence ATGCTCATTCGGTGTGTATCTTTGGAGCGTGAGAAGACGATCCTCGTGGCCACCCCTTTCAAGAAACGGGGCAAGAAGAGCCTGAAGGTCAGCGATTTCATCTTTGCATTATCCTTGGATCTGAAATGGGGGCCTCCGGAGAAGGTGCGCGCTCTTCTCAGAGAGGCCGAGGCAGAAGGGCTGGTCACGATGGATGGGGAGATGGTATCAGCGGCATTCGACCTGGAGTCGATGGAGGTTCCCCTGGGCTTTAAGCCCTCCACAGAGGAGGGAATACTGGATCAGGGAATAAGGCTCATCATCTCTCAGACGGGGATGAGCAGAAGGGAGGTCATCGCCCTGGCCAATGAAAAGCAGGATATGCTTGAGAAGCTGGTGGAGCTGGATGCAGTTGTCCTCCTGCTGGCGAGGGAGATGGGGATAGATGTTCATGATCTCGCAGCCAAGGCCTACGAGAATCTCCTTGCCCGCGCCCGAAAAAGCCCTTGA
- a CDS encoding C25 family cysteine peptidase encodes MKGESEDVILVGADDWHASIAATPLAIYSQENSTVAKPMLILPREVHAGKRMGWIEENDLQKHGPSAILDTFKGANISAITIHGTGDRVESMVHAAQKDGIEAYVAVTLQMPESQAGSAGVDGLERGEVALMAQAGLASAGSDRSSIDRHMLQKPNPDVGGNGSYYCPVNPEARDMLYNQIEMLIDEYHVDGVVLYQFGFQDESYCFCDICKEKFYQDTGIDISKANANSYNRERWAQWKQEQLMRIVRDARNITTELGPVRLGVALDSPFDRSRGYNFARMAKVADFTIISPISPDDIKIASQESINPLYIRLSDDYVSYVLSTQNVLGALSYIEDLAGSGASGIAFEYDVVHTPIWSELEPPSVAARWLLEQLGGEVLAVGDVSWMSDSTIKANNSFELAEMISRRWKSSPGAVIVGENYTAALSAAPIASYLNWPLLFVGDSLPEETRSALLRLGADQAVTMGPLSERVKENLSQMNITLHEGSDKFLAEEMRMRGESPTMVVLTNSHDLSLLPPATSEQVVRSIVGDLLIKMALSPDQLPAEEEGGVVRLNVTLTNTGDEVVKGVQLRDIFPMGRLIRVASAAEGQIIVIDPYNRKPVTQTSAFLNGSMIRWDLGRLEAGESTSLNVEVELMYPMDAGWSQRLDTGATAAYDGFTYNHTLRNVDDPPVINLTYPKWIYSGSTNISWNLERNTDYLALNLFSPDKRSGKMKLTNITRDGLYDVRVPLLTPGIWQFNIETDVSRTQNYSIDVRSNVKGLNITAFSHTKVPRLSMTAAGAASSHRAVLIDVACDPQRIDPLAVEEMLNQKVAELKLDPEYLMVVGDPGSMPFISTGLIQKLSDAMEYEVYRDYQIKPVIGNYSTVAVGRIMGLSVYDASGLLARTLAYDRLNGSWKNNGLVVSSPALSFPQAPVGISIKEYLEEAGLAVKDLRHEEATMQQTISQMNNGQNIAHFDHHGDEGSWDLSAWSMMDSALTAAQVRELALSPQTTTAAACLTTNLKGYYLNVTGTRMYVPGKLEDSIALAFIKAGSVNYIGGSALSYIFLSDDYYKRFYQSLVYGNSTVGQAQLDADNLFRLKSRGTESLKPNSDYDEALPNWDISVHEMLNQTSYMNVILGDPSFRPALPRVPPRPYTTEMSVENNSDSNETKTLVTVIPLNESATDWVYWIQTDSSSGNLNLDAIPAIIGEVLLPGEAEKIVVKGEGLTLWHDEYPLGKKKKVMWPIIRPRLKEMRSYQIEYELIPGQVQRINVTAGWNAVSLYLNPLDPSAERYLKNMPYRSIFTIGKGGWDFGMKEAGKLNVTEFKAGDGYLIDSTGNFTMEIPGKPVDLPCRLDLHVGWNMIGLPVNEGVDLANITINAEHKRYRYPEAVQKGLVSAFVWKYEGERWINLAENEMLEPGRAYLFEAKREAKLEFR; translated from the coding sequence GTGAAGGGAGAGTCTGAGGATGTCATCCTGGTCGGCGCAGACGACTGGCATGCATCCATTGCTGCCACTCCCCTGGCCATCTATTCCCAGGAGAATAGCACTGTTGCCAAGCCCATGCTCATCCTTCCCCGAGAGGTCCATGCCGGCAAGAGGATGGGCTGGATCGAGGAGAACGATCTGCAAAAGCATGGTCCCTCGGCGATCCTGGATACCTTCAAAGGAGCAAATATCAGCGCAATAACCATCCATGGCACTGGCGATAGGGTGGAGTCAATGGTGCATGCCGCTCAGAAGGATGGAATCGAGGCCTATGTGGCGGTCACTTTGCAGATGCCAGAATCTCAAGCCGGCTCAGCAGGAGTGGATGGGCTGGAGCGGGGGGAGGTGGCCTTGATGGCTCAGGCAGGCCTCGCTTCGGCGGGGTCAGATCGGTCCAGCATCGATCGCCACATGCTGCAGAAACCGAATCCGGATGTCGGAGGCAATGGCAGCTATTATTGTCCAGTGAATCCGGAAGCAAGGGACATGCTCTACAATCAGATAGAGATGCTGATCGATGAGTACCACGTCGATGGCGTTGTGCTCTATCAGTTCGGCTTCCAGGACGAGAGCTACTGCTTTTGCGATATCTGCAAAGAGAAGTTCTATCAGGATACAGGCATAGACATCAGCAAGGCCAATGCCAACAGCTACAACCGGGAGAGATGGGCCCAGTGGAAGCAGGAACAGCTCATGAGGATTGTAAGGGACGCCCGGAATATAACCACTGAGCTGGGCCCGGTGAGATTGGGAGTGGCTCTGGATAGCCCCTTTGACCGCAGCCGGGGATATAACTTCGCCCGGATGGCCAAGGTGGCAGACTTCACAATCATCTCTCCCATCTCCCCTGATGATATCAAGATAGCCAGCCAGGAGAGCATCAATCCTCTCTACATCCGGCTGAGCGATGATTATGTTAGCTATGTGCTCTCCACCCAAAATGTCCTGGGAGCCTTGAGCTATATCGAGGATCTGGCAGGTTCAGGCGCCTCGGGGATCGCTTTTGAGTACGATGTCGTCCACACCCCCATCTGGTCTGAGCTGGAGCCACCCTCAGTGGCAGCTCGCTGGCTGCTGGAGCAGCTGGGGGGGGAGGTCCTGGCTGTGGGAGATGTATCCTGGATGAGCGACTCGACCATAAAGGCGAACAACAGCTTTGAACTGGCCGAGATGATAAGCAGGCGTTGGAAGAGCTCTCCGGGAGCAGTAATTGTGGGAGAGAACTATACTGCTGCCCTTTCTGCAGCTCCTATTGCCTCCTACCTTAACTGGCCACTGCTTTTCGTGGGCGATTCACTGCCGGAGGAGACCCGCTCTGCTCTGCTCCGGCTGGGAGCTGATCAGGCAGTAACAATGGGCCCGCTATCGGAGAGGGTGAAGGAGAACCTCAGCCAGATGAATATCACCCTTCATGAGGGCAGCGACAAGTTCCTGGCAGAGGAGATGAGAATGAGAGGCGAGAGCCCCACAATGGTGGTCCTGACCAACTCCCATGACCTCTCCCTTCTGCCCCCGGCAACAAGCGAGCAGGTCGTGCGCTCAATTGTAGGAGACCTGCTGATTAAAATGGCCTTGAGCCCAGACCAGCTTCCGGCAGAGGAGGAAGGCGGTGTGGTCAGGCTCAATGTCACCCTGACCAATACCGGTGATGAGGTGGTAAAAGGGGTGCAACTGCGGGATATCTTTCCCATGGGAAGGCTCATAAGAGTGGCGAGCGCTGCTGAAGGTCAGATCATTGTCATCGACCCCTACAACAGAAAGCCGGTTACACAGACCTCTGCCTTCCTCAATGGTTCCATGATCCGCTGGGACCTTGGCCGGCTGGAGGCGGGAGAGTCCACCAGCCTCAATGTGGAGGTGGAGCTGATGTACCCCATGGATGCCGGCTGGTCACAGCGCCTGGATACTGGCGCTACTGCTGCTTATGATGGATTCACCTACAATCATACCCTCAGGAATGTGGATGATCCGCCCGTAATCAATCTGACCTATCCCAAATGGATCTATTCCGGGAGCACAAACATATCCTGGAACCTGGAGCGGAACACCGACTATCTCGCTCTGAACCTCTTCAGCCCGGACAAGAGATCAGGAAAGATGAAGCTCACAAACATAACCAGGGATGGCCTCTATGATGTCAGGGTGCCCCTCCTCACTCCGGGGATCTGGCAGTTCAATATCGAGACCGATGTGAGCCGCACTCAGAACTACAGCATCGATGTTCGCTCCAATGTGAAGGGCTTAAACATCACCGCCTTCAGCCATACAAAGGTCCCCAGGCTCTCGATGACTGCAGCCGGGGCAGCATCCTCCCACCGGGCGGTGCTGATCGATGTGGCCTGTGATCCCCAAAGGATCGATCCCCTGGCGGTGGAAGAGATGCTCAATCAGAAGGTAGCAGAGCTTAAGCTTGATCCTGAGTATCTCATGGTGGTTGGTGACCCCGGCTCTATGCCCTTCATCTCCACAGGGCTCATTCAGAAGTTATCGGATGCTATGGAGTATGAGGTCTACCGGGACTACCAGATCAAGCCGGTTATAGGCAATTATAGCACTGTAGCTGTGGGAAGGATCATGGGGCTTTCCGTGTACGACGCCTCTGGACTCCTGGCCCGGACACTGGCCTACGACCGGCTGAATGGAAGCTGGAAGAATAACGGATTGGTGGTATCCTCTCCCGCCCTCTCATTTCCCCAGGCCCCTGTGGGCATCAGCATAAAAGAGTATCTGGAAGAGGCAGGGCTTGCAGTCAAAGACCTGCGCCACGAGGAGGCCACAATGCAGCAGACTATATCTCAGATGAACAACGGCCAGAATATCGCCCACTTCGATCATCACGGAGATGAGGGCTCCTGGGATCTGTCCGCCTGGTCCATGATGGACTCAGCCCTTACCGCCGCGCAGGTAAGAGAGCTCGCCCTGTCCCCTCAGACCACTACTGCGGCTGCTTGCCTCACCACCAATCTGAAAGGATACTATCTGAATGTGACCGGGACGCGAATGTATGTGCCCGGGAAGCTGGAGGATTCGATTGCTCTGGCTTTCATAAAAGCAGGATCAGTGAATTACATCGGTGGTTCTGCTCTATCCTACATCTTCCTGTCCGATGACTACTACAAGCGCTTCTATCAGTCCCTGGTCTACGGGAATTCCACTGTGGGTCAGGCCCAACTGGATGCAGATAACCTCTTCCGGCTGAAGTCCAGAGGAACGGAGAGCCTCAAGCCCAACTCCGATTATGATGAGGCTCTTCCCAACTGGGATATCTCTGTCCATGAGATGCTCAACCAGACATCCTACATGAATGTCATTCTGGGAGATCCGAGCTTCCGCCCTGCATTGCCAAGGGTCCCACCCCGCCCCTATACAACTGAGATGTCTGTGGAGAACAATAGCGATTCGAATGAGACGAAGACATTGGTGACCGTCATCCCGCTCAATGAGAGCGCCACCGATTGGGTCTACTGGATTCAGACAGATAGCTCCAGCGGCAACCTCAACCTGGACGCCATCCCCGCCATCATCGGTGAGGTGCTGCTGCCTGGTGAGGCGGAGAAGATCGTGGTGAAGGGTGAAGGGCTAACCCTATGGCATGATGAATATCCTCTGGGAAAAAAGAAGAAGGTGATGTGGCCGATCATCAGGCCCAGACTTAAAGAGATGAGAAGCTATCAGATAGAGTATGAGCTGATACCCGGCCAGGTGCAGAGGATCAATGTCACAGCGGGATGGAATGCCGTATCCCTGTACCTGAATCCATTGGATCCATCCGCCGAGAGGTACCTGAAGAACATGCCCTACAGGAGTATATTCACCATTGGCAAAGGCGGATGGGATTTCGGCATGAAAGAGGCAGGCAAGCTCAATGTGACTGAATTCAAAGCAGGGGATGGATATCTTATAGACAGCACCGGGAACTTCACAATGGAGATACCGGGAAAGCCAGTTGATCTACCTTGCCGGCTGGATCTGCATGTGGGATGGAATATGATCGGCCTGCCGGTGAATGAGGGCGTTGATCTAGCCAATATCACCATCAATGCCGAACATAAGAGATACAGATATCCAGAGGCGGTCCAGAAGGGACTCGTCTCGGCATTCGTCTGGAAGTATGAGGGAGAGAGATGGATTAATTTGGCTGAGAACGAGATGCTCGAACCGGGAAGAGCATATCTATTCGAGGCGAAGAGGGAGGCGAAGCTGGAGTTCCGCTAA